In Xiphophorus maculatus strain JP 163 A chromosome 15, X_maculatus-5.0-male, whole genome shotgun sequence, the following are encoded in one genomic region:
- the lyrm2 gene encoding LYR motif-containing protein 2, whose product MGSRLPPAALSLKQFLQRQKVLGVYRSMLRTIRQVPDEADRKYLRGWAREEFKRNKNATNQDAIRMMITQAINHLEELQKSLLLARS is encoded by the exons ATGGGCTCCAGGTTACCGCCAGCAGCGCTTTCTTTAAAGCAG TTCCTACAGAGGCAGAAGGTTCTGGGAGTTTACAGGAGCATGCTGAGGACCATCCGCCAAGTTCCGGACGAGGCGGACAGGAAGTACCTGAGAGGCTGGGCCAGGGAGGAATTCAAGAGGAACAAGAACGCCACCAACCAG GATGCTATCCGCATGATGATCACACAGGCCATCAACcacctggaggagctgcagaagtcTCTGTTGCTGGCGAGAAGCTGA